One Alicyclobacillus acidoterrestris DNA window includes the following coding sequences:
- a CDS encoding replication-associated recombination protein A, which translates to MFLFESIKNEPLAYRMRPRTLDEVIGQKHLLAPGRFIHRMVKAKRPVSILLYGPPGTGKTTIANALANTLNLPFAELNAVDAGQKDVEKIVADAKMQGTTILFLDEIHRFNKKQQDYLLPYTESGLITLVAATTANPFHDVNPAVRSRCQILELKSLEPSDIEQGIERALADAERGLGKYSVRLDSEALRHFAEASGGDMRKALNAVEIAVLSTDPDDDGTIHITVEIAVECLQKKSLSSDKNGDGHYDLLSAFHKSLRGSDVDAALHYLARLIQSGDLIGLSRRILCVADEDVGLAFPAATSHAIAAIESAERLGFPEAQLPLSKIVMELCLLPKSNSVTTAIGRAMQDVETKHVGDIPVHLKDAHYASAKKLGRGVDYKYPHNYPEGLVEQQYLPDALVGTQYYHPKGLGQEKQFAERYAYIRSGGKAKPKSD; encoded by the coding sequence ATGTTTCTCTTTGAATCGATAAAAAACGAGCCATTAGCGTATCGGATGCGTCCGCGCACGCTAGATGAGGTAATAGGACAGAAACACCTCCTTGCACCTGGCAGGTTTATTCATCGTATGGTGAAGGCCAAGCGGCCCGTGTCGATTTTGCTGTACGGACCGCCTGGAACGGGTAAGACGACCATCGCAAATGCCTTGGCCAACACCTTAAACCTCCCGTTTGCCGAACTGAATGCGGTGGATGCCGGCCAGAAGGACGTTGAGAAAATTGTTGCCGATGCGAAGATGCAAGGCACGACGATTTTGTTTCTCGATGAAATTCATCGCTTCAATAAGAAACAGCAGGATTATCTTTTGCCATATACCGAGAGTGGGCTCATTACGCTGGTCGCTGCGACCACGGCGAATCCATTTCACGACGTCAACCCGGCTGTGCGCAGCCGATGTCAAATACTTGAACTGAAGTCGCTGGAACCAAGTGATATCGAACAAGGTATCGAGCGTGCGCTGGCTGACGCGGAGCGGGGCCTTGGCAAATACTCAGTGCGCTTAGATTCGGAAGCCTTGCGCCATTTCGCCGAGGCGTCTGGTGGCGATATGCGAAAGGCGCTCAATGCGGTTGAAATCGCGGTATTGTCGACAGATCCGGACGACGACGGAACGATTCACATCACGGTCGAGATCGCAGTCGAGTGTCTGCAAAAAAAGAGTCTGTCTTCGGACAAAAATGGCGATGGTCACTACGATTTGCTCAGTGCGTTTCACAAAAGCCTGCGCGGCAGTGATGTCGATGCGGCACTACACTACTTGGCGCGCTTGATTCAATCAGGCGATCTCATCGGCCTCTCCCGCCGCATTCTCTGTGTTGCGGACGAAGATGTTGGGTTGGCGTTTCCCGCTGCGACATCGCACGCCATCGCCGCGATTGAGTCCGCGGAGCGACTTGGCTTTCCGGAGGCGCAGTTGCCGCTGAGCAAAATTGTGATGGAGCTGTGTTTGTTGCCGAAGTCCAATTCGGTGACCACTGCGATCGGTCGTGCGATGCAAGATGTGGAGACAAAACACGTCGGCGATATTCCCGTTCATTTAAAAGACGCGCATTACGCCAGCGCCAAGAAGTTGGGGCGCGGTGTCGACTACAAGTATCCGCACAATTACCCGGAAGGCTTGGTCGAACAGCAGTATTTACCCGATGCCTTGGTCGGCACGCAGTATTATCACCCGAAAGGGTTGGGCCAGGAGAAGCAGTTCGCCGAGCGCTATGCGTATATCCGCAGCGGCGGCAAAGCGAAGCCGAAATCTGATTGA
- a CDS encoding cobyric acid synthase, translating into MAKAVMVVGTASNVGKSVLCTAICRILYQDGYRVAPFKSQNMSLNSAVTPSGREIGRAQAVQAAACGLQPNEHMNPVLLKPTGKDRSQVVLQGRVYDTTSARAYYRDRLGEIWASVVESYTYLAERHDVIVIEGAGSPVEMNLKDTEIANMRTAQMADADVLLVADIDRGGIFASLVGTMQLLTPEERSRVKGIIVNKFRGDKALFDDGVRLLESYTGVPVLGVIPYVDDIGIEEEDSMGIGGERYRRVSSHTSDALRVSIVQLPHISNFTDFDPLFLEPGIDAAFCQTPEEIGESHAVILPGTKNTMDDLAWLHETGWAAAIRAVAERGAFVFGVCGGYQMLGQAVYDPDGQESTTSAQEGLGMLPVETTMAREKSTVLVQGYAAQGDDRIRLCGYEIHMGVTTYLPGASAFAMVQSDGEQALRPDGAIALDGRVVGTYLHGIFDNDDFRNQWMSSVCQAFGLNLQETAHSMVDLRTAAYDQLANVVRQHLDLRPVYASIGQPGGVRV; encoded by the coding sequence ATGGCGAAAGCTGTCATGGTCGTGGGGACGGCTTCGAATGTCGGCAAGAGTGTACTGTGCACCGCGATATGTCGCATTCTGTATCAAGACGGGTACCGCGTGGCGCCGTTTAAGTCGCAGAACATGTCCCTCAATTCGGCGGTGACGCCGTCGGGGAGGGAAATCGGTCGGGCGCAGGCCGTGCAGGCAGCCGCGTGTGGGTTGCAGCCGAATGAGCATATGAATCCCGTATTGCTCAAACCTACGGGTAAAGACCGATCCCAAGTGGTGCTGCAAGGCCGCGTGTACGATACGACGTCGGCGCGGGCGTATTATCGCGACAGGCTTGGAGAGATTTGGGCATCTGTGGTGGAAAGCTATACATACTTGGCTGAGCGGCACGACGTCATTGTCATCGAAGGGGCTGGCAGTCCCGTTGAGATGAACCTGAAAGATACGGAAATTGCCAATATGCGCACGGCTCAAATGGCCGACGCGGATGTACTGTTGGTGGCCGATATTGACCGGGGCGGCATTTTTGCTTCACTGGTCGGGACGATGCAGTTGCTCACGCCGGAAGAGCGCAGTCGTGTAAAGGGGATTATCGTCAACAAGTTCCGGGGAGACAAAGCTTTGTTCGACGACGGGGTGCGGCTCTTGGAATCGTACACAGGCGTGCCGGTTCTTGGCGTTATCCCTTACGTAGACGATATCGGCATTGAGGAAGAGGATTCGATGGGCATCGGGGGAGAGCGTTATCGTCGCGTGTCGTCGCACACTTCGGACGCTTTGCGGGTTTCCATTGTCCAACTGCCGCACATCTCGAATTTCACAGATTTCGATCCGCTTTTTCTCGAACCCGGCATTGACGCGGCTTTTTGTCAGACCCCCGAGGAAATCGGCGAGTCGCATGCCGTCATTCTGCCTGGCACCAAGAATACGATGGACGATTTGGCGTGGCTCCACGAAACCGGGTGGGCTGCGGCGATTCGGGCGGTTGCCGAGCGCGGTGCGTTTGTGTTCGGCGTCTGCGGCGGCTATCAAATGTTAGGGCAAGCTGTGTATGATCCCGACGGCCAGGAGTCGACGACCAGCGCGCAAGAAGGTCTTGGCATGTTGCCGGTAGAGACGACGATGGCGCGAGAGAAATCGACGGTATTGGTACAGGGCTACGCAGCACAGGGTGATGATAGGATACGGCTATGTGGCTACGAGATTCACATGGGTGTGACGACGTATCTGCCGGGGGCCTCGGCTTTTGCGATGGTGCAGAGCGACGGCGAGCAGGCGTTGCGACCAGATGGCGCGATCGCGCTTGACGGACGCGTCGTTGGGACATATCTACATGGTATCTTTGATAATGACGACTTTCGCAATCAATGGATGTCTTCCGTTTGTCAGGCGTTTGGGCTCAATCTCCAAGAAACGGCACACAGCATGGTTGATTTGCGGACTGCCGCGTACGACCAATTGGCAAATGTGGTACGCCAGCATCTCGATTTGCGGCCGGTGTATGCGAGCATTGGTCAACCAGGTGGGGTGCGGGTATGA
- a CDS encoding formate--tetrahydrofolate ligase, giving the protein MTVKTDIEIAQSIQMRAIADIANRLHLDEADWEPYGRYKAKLDLSLLHRPRQQQGKLVLVTGMSPTPAGEGKSTVTVGLGQALHQLNKNAIVCIREPSLGPNFGLKGGAAGGGYAQILPMADLNLHFTGDFHAITTAHNLLSALIDNHLHQGNALHLDPKRVVWKRVVDLNDRSLRRIIVGLGDNNGVVRESGFDITVASEMMAILCLVESFSELKEALGAILIGYTYDKQPVTVHDLGAEGALAVLLKDAIRPNLVQTLEGTPAIVHGGPFGNIAHGCNSLIATKMALNLGEYVVTEAGFGSDLGAEKFFDIKSRKGGLHPDAAVIVVTVRAMKYHGGVRRSELTQENLEAIKRGFENVKHHARIVSKFGVPFVIALNRFADDTEAELTFVEQLCDEQGFMVSRTEVWAQGGLGGVDLAQKVVAQVESGASNFRPLYPLEAPLVDKIERVATEVYEAAGVVFSDVARRQLAECEANGWGNLAVCIAKTPYSFSDDATLRGQVSGFQITVREVRASLGAGFIVCLTGDIMTMPGLPKIPNALKIDIDEQGTITGLF; this is encoded by the coding sequence ATTACCGTGAAGACGGATATTGAGATTGCTCAATCGATTCAGATGCGCGCCATAGCCGACATCGCGAATCGGCTGCACTTAGACGAAGCCGATTGGGAGCCATATGGCAGGTATAAGGCGAAGCTAGATTTGTCTCTTCTTCATCGGCCTCGTCAACAACAAGGCAAACTCGTATTGGTGACAGGGATGAGTCCGACGCCTGCAGGCGAGGGGAAATCAACGGTTACGGTCGGCCTTGGCCAAGCCTTACATCAACTGAACAAGAACGCGATTGTGTGTATTCGGGAACCGTCGCTCGGTCCGAATTTTGGCCTGAAAGGTGGCGCGGCTGGCGGCGGCTACGCGCAGATACTGCCGATGGCCGACCTGAACTTGCATTTCACTGGGGACTTTCACGCCATCACCACGGCCCATAATCTATTAAGTGCACTGATTGACAATCACCTTCACCAGGGGAACGCCTTGCATCTCGACCCGAAGCGCGTTGTTTGGAAGCGCGTTGTCGATCTCAACGACCGCTCACTCCGCCGCATCATCGTCGGTCTCGGAGATAACAATGGGGTGGTCCGAGAATCTGGGTTTGATATTACGGTTGCTTCCGAAATGATGGCTATTCTTTGCTTAGTCGAATCGTTTTCGGAACTCAAGGAAGCGTTGGGCGCGATTTTAATTGGCTACACGTATGACAAACAGCCTGTGACCGTTCACGACTTGGGCGCCGAAGGCGCACTGGCCGTCCTCCTAAAGGATGCTATCCGCCCCAATCTCGTACAGACCCTAGAAGGCACACCGGCGATTGTCCATGGTGGGCCATTTGGCAATATTGCGCATGGTTGCAATTCGTTGATAGCTACGAAAATGGCGTTGAACCTTGGCGAGTACGTGGTGACAGAGGCTGGGTTTGGATCCGATTTGGGCGCGGAAAAGTTTTTTGACATCAAGTCGCGCAAAGGCGGCCTTCACCCAGATGCCGCTGTGATTGTCGTCACGGTGCGCGCGATGAAGTATCATGGCGGGGTTCGACGCAGCGAATTGACGCAAGAGAATCTCGAGGCAATCAAACGCGGTTTTGAGAATGTCAAACACCATGCCCGTATTGTCAGCAAATTTGGTGTGCCATTTGTGATCGCCTTAAACCGTTTTGCGGATGACACGGAAGCCGAGTTAACGTTTGTCGAACAGCTGTGTGACGAACAAGGGTTTATGGTATCGCGCACGGAAGTGTGGGCGCAGGGTGGACTCGGGGGTGTCGATTTGGCGCAAAAGGTCGTTGCACAGGTGGAATCAGGTGCAAGTAACTTTCGACCGTTGTACCCGTTGGAGGCGCCACTTGTCGATAAAATTGAGCGAGTTGCCACAGAGGTATATGAGGCAGCTGGCGTTGTGTTCAGCGATGTGGCGAGAAGACAATTGGCGGAATGCGAGGCGAACGGCTGGGGGAATTTGGCCGTTTGTATCGCGAAGACGCCGTATTCCTTTTCAGACGACGCAACGTTGCGTGGACAGGTCAGCGGTTTTCAGATCACCGTTCGCGAGGTGCGCGCCTCACTGGGTGCCGGCTTTATTGTCTGTTTGACAGGCGATATTATGACGATGCCAGGGCTTCCGAAGATACCGAATGCGCTGAAAATCGATATCGACGAGCAGGGGACCATCACTGGCTTGTTTTAA
- a CDS encoding MTH1187 family thiamine-binding protein yields MPLLEINIVPVGTNTSSFSSHVGQALRLIEKRGLKYQVTPTSTVIEGELADLMDVAKEIHEEALAGATRVVTNMTIDQRMDKPMTMEQSVESAQESLQ; encoded by the coding sequence ATGCCGCTGCTTGAAATCAATATCGTTCCGGTCGGTACGAATACGTCAAGTTTCAGCTCGCACGTCGGGCAAGCGCTGCGGTTGATTGAGAAACGGGGACTGAAGTATCAGGTGACCCCGACTTCGACCGTCATTGAGGGAGAATTGGCCGATTTGATGGATGTCGCGAAAGAGATCCACGAAGAAGCGCTTGCAGGTGCGACGCGGGTGGTCACGAATATGACGATTGACCAGCGTATGGATAAACCGATGACCATGGAACAAAGTGTCGAAAGTGCACAGGAGTCATTGCAGTAA
- a CDS encoding cob(I)yrinic acid a,c-diamide adenosyltransferase, whose product MRIYTRGGDKGKTALIGGIRRYKNDLRVEAYGTVDEAGSFIGLAASHLTQEGHEDIAALLLDIQQTLWDVGADLAAVNSEKYTFRTPEDAAATLEPIIDRYKEEADAIKKFVLRGGSIGSAYLHVACTVVRRAERRTVALMQVEDIHAPTLKYLNRLSDLLFVLARAVNARNEQPDVAYEHSADVFR is encoded by the coding sequence TTGAGGATTTATACGCGCGGTGGGGATAAAGGAAAGACGGCGCTGATTGGTGGGATTCGCCGATACAAGAACGACTTGCGGGTTGAGGCGTATGGGACGGTAGACGAGGCGGGATCGTTTATAGGATTGGCGGCAAGCCATCTCACGCAGGAGGGGCACGAGGATATCGCCGCGCTACTCCTCGACATTCAGCAGACATTATGGGATGTGGGGGCGGACTTGGCAGCCGTCAATAGTGAAAAGTACACGTTTCGCACGCCGGAAGACGCCGCAGCCACGCTTGAACCCATTATCGATAGGTATAAAGAAGAGGCGGACGCCATCAAGAAGTTCGTTCTTCGCGGTGGCAGTATCGGATCCGCCTATTTGCACGTGGCCTGCACAGTCGTCCGCCGAGCAGAGCGCAGAACGGTGGCATTGATGCAGGTGGAAGACATTCATGCGCCGACGCTCAAATATTTGAATCGGTTGTCTGACTTGTTGTTTGTGCTCGCCCGCGCAGTCAACGCGCGCAATGAACAACCGGATGTCGCGTACGAGCACAGTGCGGATGTATTTCGTTGA
- a CDS encoding L,D-transpeptidase, whose amino-acid sequence MTKSTPGLRQLKPGVFIHDSDSQYELKAMRYGAYTPSSPIHEAKLLVRAGQYKQAKALYLSLLRHKESFALHRRLAPLLTYDETLAMIDKYWDYKKLRHFYQERAKTYPVSSQRRSRTKWLPWLLVGLVLLSLPLLYGLHRYLHRVTTTNIEETYQNTIQHIAQLPTFQFAGTIHVPSEDSDAIVHTVDTASMTPEAAYELLDNTVPIGYAVSHGNNQFTIYLLPSTANTSSGQPVDDVVSQPSISAAQLNVVRTAYQYYLATHANQPPAKLTALEGMVPSSINLSSIPYVPVADPSTAITNGTSQPVPFIKPVVYINLQKRTLSLQLNGKTVLHTPVGIGNTNDPTPTGDFTVSERKVNHATGVYGQYIFPLNESSYALHGTNDEHRIGSADSLGCIEIPSAALQKLYDTIPIGTQVLIQNGDTPTPPTSFRA is encoded by the coding sequence ATGACGAAATCAACGCCTGGCTTACGACAACTAAAACCCGGTGTGTTCATCCATGACAGCGATAGCCAATACGAACTAAAGGCTATGCGCTATGGTGCATACACGCCAAGTTCACCGATTCACGAGGCAAAACTGCTTGTCCGCGCCGGTCAATATAAACAAGCAAAAGCACTGTACCTCTCCCTCTTGCGCCATAAGGAGTCCTTCGCGCTGCACCGTCGACTCGCGCCCTTACTGACGTATGACGAAACCTTGGCGATGATTGATAAGTACTGGGACTACAAAAAACTGCGCCATTTCTATCAAGAACGCGCCAAAACATATCCCGTTTCAAGCCAGCGGCGATCTCGCACCAAATGGTTACCCTGGCTGCTGGTCGGCCTCGTGTTGCTTTCCCTACCACTCCTGTACGGTTTGCACCGTTATCTGCACCGAGTCACCACGACCAACATCGAAGAAACGTACCAAAACACCATCCAGCATATTGCGCAACTCCCTACATTCCAGTTTGCGGGGACGATTCACGTTCCAAGTGAAGACTCAGACGCGATTGTCCATACAGTGGATACGGCCTCCATGACACCAGAAGCTGCTTACGAGCTTCTCGACAACACCGTTCCCATAGGGTACGCCGTGAGCCATGGCAACAACCAGTTTACCATCTACCTGTTGCCCAGCACGGCCAATACGTCATCTGGACAACCTGTCGACGACGTCGTCTCACAACCAAGCATTTCAGCCGCTCAACTCAATGTCGTGCGCACGGCCTATCAATACTATCTCGCTACACACGCCAATCAGCCGCCTGCAAAACTCACAGCCCTTGAGGGAATGGTACCGTCTAGCATCAACTTGTCCAGTATTCCCTACGTTCCCGTTGCCGATCCGTCCACCGCCATCACCAACGGCACATCCCAACCCGTGCCATTTATCAAACCTGTCGTCTACATCAACCTGCAAAAACGCACCTTGTCCCTGCAGCTCAACGGCAAAACCGTACTGCACACGCCAGTCGGAATCGGCAATACGAACGATCCCACTCCAACAGGCGACTTCACCGTCTCTGAGCGCAAAGTCAATCACGCAACCGGCGTCTATGGACAATACATCTTCCCACTCAACGAAAGTAGCTACGCGCTGCACGGCACCAACGACGAACACCGCATCGGCTCCGCCGATTCACTTGGCTGCATCGAGATTCCAAGTGCCGCCCTGCAAAAATTGTACGACACCATCCCTATCGGCACCCAAGTCCTCATCCAAAATGGCGACACGCCAACACCCCCGACGTCATTCCGGGCGTAG
- a CDS encoding IS4 family transposase produces the protein MGKHIIKSTLAEYLSPLNPVEMLREIKTLGLDRYTKKLDSITFLQLLVFAQLQQIDSLTSLSALLNENQQLQAELGLESISTSQLSRKLRQMDTKFPSSVFQRCVAQIARTVGAKKATQALKRMNLIDASTITMCVSQYPWAEFRQTKAGVKLHLRLVFENDLAYPDKEILTPAKPADRTQMDNLVVNEPDALNVFDRGYVDYQKFDEYILNGTRFVTRLRENASIMEVYEERPVAQDSLVVRDAVIRLGSKFRNMVHPTRWLEVLDSDGRRIMILTNDLTMDATEICDLYRNRWQIELFFKWIKQHLHVKKFYGKSENAVYNQLRIALITFCLLVLLRLRVKHPGRLLDVYKCVRWHWSEPFTEFRCYLSRPPTRASTGRKKVKTEEIFAMTLQQYIDEEIEHLESMVYDPI, from the coding sequence ATGGGCAAGCATATCATAAAATCCACATTGGCGGAATACCTTTCTCCACTGAATCCAGTGGAAATGTTGCGTGAGATTAAAACACTTGGTCTGGATAGGTACACGAAGAAACTCGATTCCATCACGTTTCTCCAATTGCTTGTGTTTGCCCAGTTGCAGCAAATCGACTCCTTAACCAGTCTGAGTGCCTTGTTGAACGAGAATCAACAACTACAGGCTGAACTTGGTCTCGAGTCGATCAGCACATCACAGTTGTCCCGTAAATTGAGACAGATGGACACGAAGTTTCCATCGTCCGTTTTCCAACGATGTGTTGCGCAAATTGCCCGTACTGTCGGGGCAAAGAAGGCCACACAGGCATTAAAGCGGATGAACTTGATTGACGCTTCGACCATCACGATGTGCGTCTCTCAATATCCGTGGGCAGAATTTAGGCAGACAAAGGCAGGTGTGAAACTGCACCTGCGCCTCGTATTTGAGAATGACCTGGCGTATCCGGATAAGGAGATTCTGACGCCTGCCAAACCAGCGGATAGGACTCAAATGGACAATCTGGTGGTCAATGAGCCAGATGCACTCAACGTATTCGACCGTGGTTACGTCGATTATCAGAAATTTGACGAGTATATCCTGAATGGAACACGCTTTGTCACACGACTTCGGGAGAATGCCAGCATCATGGAAGTGTATGAAGAGCGACCTGTGGCACAAGATTCACTCGTTGTTCGAGATGCAGTCATACGGCTGGGTTCGAAGTTCCGGAATATGGTTCATCCAACGCGCTGGCTCGAAGTACTGGACAGTGATGGACGAAGAATCATGATACTCACAAACGATTTAACGATGGATGCAACAGAGATTTGTGATTTGTATAGGAATCGTTGGCAGATCGAACTCTTCTTCAAATGGATTAAGCAACACCTGCATGTAAAGAAATTCTATGGGAAGAGCGAAAATGCGGTCTACAACCAATTGCGCATTGCATTGATTACCTTCTGTTTACTCGTGTTGTTGCGGTTGAGGGTCAAACATCCGGGAAGACTGCTCGATGTCTACAAATGTGTACGATGGCATTGGTCAGAGCCCTTCACAGAGTTTCGGTGTTATTTAAGCCGGCCACCCACAAGAGCATCAACTGGGCGAAAGAAGGTGAAGACAGAAGAAATCTTCGCAATGACGTTACAGCAGTACATAGACGAAGAGATTGAGCACTTAGAGAGTATGGTGTACGACCCAATCTGA
- a CDS encoding HD domain-containing protein, producing the protein MNEIYAIARKIADAGGRLYLVGGAVRDAYMGRAATDSDYCVTGLRAETFQELFPDAFVAGAAFAVFRMTVGDAVTEFALARMERKVGQGHKGFEVVSTPEVTIEQDLYRRDLTVNAMAVDVLTEEMFDPYGGRQDIDQGVIRAVSAAFSEDPLRVYRAARFAAQLNFTIADDTLLMMRKLREELTSLSPERVFVELKRALASDKPSLFFRWLQRAGVLDVHFKEVAALEGVEQPLKWHPEGDAFEHTMQVLDAAAALTTREEVRFAALVHDVGKARTPRHKWPAHHGHEVAGVPLVKHLCARLRLPTHWTQAALFATEQHMKIHVLDKMKCTKVVDLLTDAHRTPLGVDGFSIIGMADDRGRNNPNAHSPNAESMPDYWRVIQSVSGKSLNTGATGKEFGEALREARATALHQARKGGLP; encoded by the coding sequence GTGAACGAAATTTACGCCATTGCACGGAAAATTGCAGATGCGGGTGGACGGCTGTACCTTGTCGGAGGTGCGGTGCGTGACGCCTATATGGGCCGGGCAGCGACGGATAGCGATTACTGCGTTACAGGGCTTCGGGCTGAAACGTTCCAGGAATTGTTTCCAGACGCGTTTGTCGCCGGTGCGGCGTTTGCTGTGTTCCGAATGACAGTGGGCGATGCGGTGACGGAATTTGCGTTGGCGAGGATGGAGCGCAAGGTCGGTCAGGGCCACAAAGGATTTGAGGTCGTATCGACACCGGAGGTAACGATTGAGCAGGATTTATATCGTCGCGATTTGACGGTCAACGCCATGGCAGTCGACGTGTTGACAGAAGAGATGTTTGACCCATACGGTGGCCGCCAGGATATTGACCAAGGGGTGATTCGGGCGGTGTCCGCGGCATTTTCGGAAGATCCCTTGCGGGTGTATCGCGCGGCACGGTTTGCGGCACAGCTGAACTTCACGATTGCAGATGACACGCTTCTGATGATGCGAAAACTGCGTGAGGAACTGACGTCGCTGAGCCCTGAGCGCGTGTTTGTGGAACTCAAGCGCGCTTTGGCGTCCGACAAGCCGTCACTTTTCTTTCGGTGGCTGCAGCGCGCAGGCGTGCTCGATGTCCACTTCAAGGAGGTTGCCGCGCTGGAGGGTGTTGAGCAGCCGTTGAAGTGGCACCCGGAAGGTGACGCCTTCGAACACACGATGCAGGTTCTCGATGCTGCCGCAGCGTTGACGACGCGTGAAGAAGTGCGTTTTGCGGCGCTGGTTCACGATGTCGGCAAGGCGCGCACACCTCGTCACAAATGGCCTGCGCACCACGGGCATGAGGTGGCTGGTGTGCCACTGGTCAAACACCTTTGCGCACGTCTGCGACTGCCCACGCACTGGACACAAGCGGCCTTATTTGCAACAGAGCAACATATGAAGATTCACGTGTTAGATAAGATGAAGTGTACGAAAGTCGTCGATCTCCTCACAGACGCCCATCGCACACCGCTTGGCGTCGACGGTTTCTCCATTATCGGAATGGCCGACGACAGGGGACGCAACAATCCGAATGCCCATAGCCCGAACGCAGAATCGATGCCTGATTACTGGCGCGTGATTCAGTCGGTTTCGGGGAAGTCATTGAATACGGGCGCCACGGGTAAGGAATTTGGCGAAGCGCTGCGGGAAGCTCGGGCGACAGCGCTGCACCAGGCCCGTAAGGGAGGATTACCGTGA
- a CDS encoding DUF1641 domain-containing protein: MANSITTIVRPVKTEADLEAEKLAQVRTETAADADGLIEGMKLLQAMHDKGLLEILVALFDRGDKVMNKLVDILSTPGASNALQTALAAMQGMSKIDGTAVAKSLDGLTAGLDRVANADIPAKPMSVFELMKQLKDPDVSAALRLGLEFLKGFGHAVRTGDNSSQH; this comes from the coding sequence ATGGCAAACTCCATCACGACTATTGTTCGCCCGGTGAAAACGGAGGCAGATCTGGAAGCCGAAAAACTCGCACAAGTGCGCACGGAGACCGCTGCCGACGCCGACGGTTTGATTGAGGGAATGAAGCTCCTGCAGGCGATGCACGACAAAGGTTTGCTGGAGATTCTGGTGGCCTTGTTCGATCGCGGCGACAAAGTAATGAACAAACTGGTCGACATTCTATCCACACCAGGTGCCTCGAATGCCCTTCAAACGGCGCTCGCCGCGATGCAGGGCATGAGTAAGATTGATGGTACGGCAGTGGCGAAGTCGCTGGATGGGCTGACAGCGGGGCTTGACCGCGTGGCGAACGCAGACATTCCAGCGAAACCGATGAGTGTCTTTGAGTTGATGAAGCAACTCAAAGACCCGGACGTCAGTGCAGCCCTCCGCCTGGGTCTCGAGTTTCTGAAAGGGTTCGGCCACGCGGTTCGCACGGGCGACAATTCATCGCAGCATTAA